The following is a genomic window from Octopus sinensis unplaced genomic scaffold, ASM634580v1 Contig03992, whole genome shotgun sequence.
CAGAcctttcgtgacacccttaaagtcaggaaatATTCAGCATCTCAcagtttgtatgtacgtatgcatgtatgtatgtatgtatgtatatatatgtgtgtgtgtgagagggggtgggcttgtatgtgtacatatatatatgtgcatatatatatatatgtatatatgtgtatatgtatatatatatgtatgtgtgtatctgtatatatgtgtgtgtatgtatatgtgcatatgtgtgtgtatatatatatgatgtatgtgaatacgtatttattaattatattgtttGTATCTTCCCATACActcacgtatgtgtatgtgtgagagtgtgtgtgtatgcttttgtgcatgcatgtgtgtatgtatgtgtgcatattcttATGTGttaggtgtatacatatatattccttgtgaattgataataaatttttccttcatatatttgtttcttattcATTTTTGAATGTCTTCCCTAATCAGGGCAATTTTTGAGtggggattttttaaaaataaatcatatatgttcaaatatagaatcaatttaaatatagttttgtTATTTAGCTAGAAGcttctaataatatttttttccgttttctctataaatatgtatacacccgACATTCTATGGGTTTTTTTCCTATTAGTGAACGTGGTGTTTATATCTGCTAGACACACgtgtttttgtttacattataTTTCGTCTCgatcttttactatttttaagTATATCCGTCAGACTTTTTAAGTTATAGCTTTCTGCACAAATAGACTTCCATACACATTggtatgtctttctttttctttaatattttccctATTACTCCATGTTTTTTCCTTACTCTTTtttccttacttgtttcagtcagttgactgcggccatgctagagcaccgcctttagtcgagcaactcgaccccgggacttattctttgtaagcccagtgcttattctatcggtctcctttgccgaaccgctaagtgacggtgaattttattaataactttttgatgcttttcctaaaatttcctctcactgatgagaatgacaatgcatacctcaaattgttattattattattattattattattattattattattttattattatatcatcatcatcatcatcatcatcatcatcattattatattattattattattattttatattattattattattattattattattattattatcatcatcatcatcatcatcatcatcattattataataataatatataatattattaatattattattattattattattattattattattattattattattattattattattattattattattattattattattatcatcatcatcatcatcatcatcatcattattattatttttaaatatttgtattgtcttttgaaAAGTGCGTATGCATTGAAttcaattttgtattaaatccaagtttgattttaacatataatctttccatttttatacttgtttatggtatttttatacctataaagaatttttcatttatatatgtttatatgtatgcatcatgGGATTCgacacagtttccgtctgccaaattcgcCTACAATGCTTTGGTCGAGCCGGTGTGAGACAGGAAGCGACTTACCCATTGTGCCACGCGATGTGGTGAATTCTGAAACATAAAACTGTATATTCGCATACATTAATGTATGAAAATATCcatacattaatattattacatgCTTTATGATATTTCCATTATTAAGCATACATATTTTTGGAATGTTAATAAGAAAATGATAAACGTAGACAAAGCATGTAGCTATGCTCAAAGGAACATAACCTCCATCAGTCAAGCGACTTTTGATGAATATTTAGCTTGCAGTTGATTTCTAGGGCACATTTAGGTATGATATACATAACTCTGGTTTATGTACAAGAAATTACTTATTTGATTTGCATATTGTCTTTTATATCATAGGGGTACTAATTTAATTAGAATTACAGAATGGCAGATGAGTTCAAATGAATCGATTCTTCGTAATGCTTTGTAGAGTATATTTACAAACGCTTCAAAACATTTTAACTATGGAAAGCTTCCAAAAaccataatatctatctatctatctatctatctatctatctatctatctatctatctatctatctatctatctatctatctatctatctatctatgtatctatccattatctatctatctatctatctatctatctatctatctatctatctatctatctatctacctgtctgtctgtctatctatctatctatcttgtaatAATCTGATGGAATAGACGACGATGATAAAGATTTTACAAATCTTAAGACATTATTTTCATAGAGAGGATTGTCGGTGTGTTTATTTAAAATCACTGAATCAATGACCGAAATATATTAGTTCCTGCGATGAATGCTGTATTCCAacgagaagatatatatatctccatataactacaatttatttctctttttccatcACCTTCCTCTCCTCCCCACCaaatacacagagaaatacatacataaatcaatcAGCCCTTGCACTGGTCAAAAGCGATAAACATCCCTGTGTTAACCATCTATTAATGTTATATCGCTTGAAGTAATGAATCCAGACAGATGATGAACCCGGCGCCCACAGGTACTACGGATTACACTGTAACTCAGTATCGATTTATGAGGAAGTAGCCTGAGGATGGTTGGAAATGACACAAATATGTGAAAAcacctgtactctttcactacaactttgtCTTACTCTTCCCGTTGCACCTGCGTTTCAAATGGTTAGCCTTGccacactctgtgttacgctgaatctccccgagaactacgttaagggtacacgtgtctgtggagcgctcagccacttgcacgttaatatcacgagcaggctgctccgttgattggatcaactggaaccctcgacgtcgtaaccgacggagtgccatgatatatgatatgatatatatatacatctgtatatatatatgtatatatatatatgtatatatatatatatgtatatattatatattacatataatagaaatattaaaattaaaataataataatataccaatgattaagtagattgcaaaataataataaaaacgtatatatttggtagaataactatattatattatatttagtgaaatttgatttagtatttctaaattgaattttccttctttaagctgggaataatattccctcaaataattattatatatatatgatatatattatatatatatatatatatatatatatattatatatatatacgtatatatatatgcatgcatacacacacacaaacatatatatatataaatatatatatatatatatatattatatatatatatatacatatatatatatatatatatatatatatattatatatatatatgtttgtgtgtgtgtatgcatgcatatatatatagcgtatatatatatatatatattctatatatatatatatatatatatatatatatatatatatacacatatatatatatataattatttgagggaatattattccagcttaaagggaaaattcaatttagaaatactaaatcaatttcactaaatataatataatatagttattctaccaaatatatacgtttttattattattttgcaaaatacttaatcattggtatattattattatttttattttaatatttctattatatgtaattttctagatgtaatttaattttgaatggataaaatgtttctttttctaatttatatattatatatatatatatatatatatatatatatataatatatatatatatatatatatatatgtaataatatatgataaattgAAAGTGAAATCCATCACTCGActaacatattttctttatttgcagTTTCTCTTCAAGTTTGCCATATTCCTCTTGAACTTCACCTCGATTGTGTTGTCAGCCGCAATTCCGAACCAGTGTGAAATACCAACGAATCTGAAAGTCCAATATGAGAGTCTCTCCAATGCAGCCATtggcaataatttttttctaccaGCTGAAATGTCTCCAGCCGGAAGTAAACAATCACTGACCGACGGGGATAAAACTTGCCCAACATCTACTGCTTCTACAAATAACATACGCGAGCGCTCTACCTGTCCTTGGTACCTGACCATAACTCATGATACAACAATTTTCCCTCCATCACGTACTGAAGTTATGTGTCGATGTACAAAGTGTTTAGACACTGACAGTGGCAACCATGAATGTGTGATGGTTTATACTCCAATGACTGTCCTGAAACGTACAGGCGAATGTGTTGATGGACTGTACGTTTATAAACCAAGTGTGATTAAAGTGGCCACAGCCTGTGCGTGTGCACGGAAGGTTGATGTCATTGAGAAGGAAACTGAGCATGACTATGAGTCATagcaaatgttaaaataattaattgtacACTGCGTATCCCGCAAGAATTTTTCATAGTTTTATGAAATTTGATGTACACCATTATGTGGTGAttaatggatggatgcatgcatgcatgcatacatgcatacaccacatacatacatacatacatacatacatacatacatacatacatacatactacatacatacatacatatattaatatgtatgtgtgtgtatttgctttaaCATACGCTTTATAACATCGACATTtgcatatttaaaacaaaaatcttgTTGCAATTTTATTTAATCGCCTGTAAGTTATTTCATTATATCTGTACATATGAAATCATTCACAAAATCATTTACGAATCATTTAACCACACAAAATGCTATGTCACCttttatttaaacacacacgtgccttttatttaaacacacacgcgcCTTTTATTTAAAGATACACGTACCttttatttaaacacacacgcactttatatttaaacacacacgtatcttttatttaaacacacacgcactttatatttaaacacacacgcgccttttatttaaacacacacgtgccttttatttaaacacacacacaccttttatttaaacacacacacacacaccttttatttaaacacacacgtacctgttatttaaacacacacaccttttatttaaatacacacacaccttttatttaaagaagcacacacacacacacgttgacgCAGTCAGACGCATACAGGCACAATTTCGCACATACCTACAGATTTATGTGTATACTTCCTATTTTCCTACTTGACGCCGATTAGTTAGCTGAAATTAGAAGGACCAGACTTTTCCCATACATTTAAGGATCAGAATGTGTCAATTGACGCAAAGATGTTTTCCAAtttgaaaggaaatgaaaaaaaaaataaataaataaaggaaatgacGAGGTAGAAAActtttattaaatacataaatctaTTGAATTTTATGATTTCATGATGATATTAGTCACAATAGTTTGATACTTTGAATGAAATATATCCttacaaaataaaaagatatttatagaaattcaaataatTCATCTCGATGTCTTAGCATGTATGTCTGACTTTATGTGTAGAGGTGAATGTTTCCTCATTAAGGTGTTCGATAGTACATGAACAGCCGTGAGATGAATCACTATGACGTTCTTCAACAACTTTTTGAATATATTCCCTTTGGACCGGCGACTGAGTTGCAAACACTTGTGTATGCTACCCAGACGTTAATAAGAGCAACATctcaaatattatattaaataaaagaaaaacgtgCATTGGTCATCGTCTACTGCTTGCTTTGCTTAAATGAAGCTTTGCCATTTGGTCAAGCACGTTTACGCCTACCATAGTTTTACTATAAAAATATTACGGTGTCAAATTTCTTCTGGGAGTTATTCTCAGAAGGAACTTCTACATGTTGATGTAaggtacagaaaacaaaacagagtTTGATTTTTCGCACTGATATAATGTGTGACAGTAGGCTTTGTGGATTTCATAACCACATTATCATGGACTGGTTTCACCTGTTTTATTGCTTCCAGTAGAATTGTTCTGACTGAACTGCGGTTTTGTTTTGCGAACTGTAAAGGCTTTGCAATTACTGAATATCTAAAATGTTGtcacatgtatttataaacaaaaaacaagtgCAAGGTTCAAAAGTTGACCATGCGTTAATTGATGTGTGCGGTCCTTATGACAATATGTGCTTATCATTTTTACAGTTGGTGCAAACACCCTATAATTATAGAACCTCGTGAATtccacttttttctctttctcatatatatatatatatatataggcgcaggagtggctgtgtggtaagtagcttgctaaccaaccacatggctgcgggttcagtcccactgcgtggcatcttgggcaagtgtcttctgctatagccccgggccgaccaatgccttgtgagtggatttggtagacggaaactgaaagaagcctgtcgtatatatgtatatatatatatatatatgtgtgtgtgtgtctgtgtttgtccccctagcattgcttggcaaccgatgctggtgtgtttacgtccccgtcacttacaaagaataagtcccggggtcgatttgctcgactaaaagcggtgctccagcatggccgcagtcaaatgattgaaacaagtaaaagagtatatgtgtgtgtgtgtgtgtgtgtgtgtgtgtgtgtataagcggaagagaaagaaagtggaattcacgagattatatatatacatttctgattTGATGTGTGAGGAAGCAATACTAAACAGGTGAAATGCTAACATCACTGCATTGACAGAATTTCGGTTCTTCGATTCAAAATTATGACATTATAAAAGGGTGTGTGCTTCATTTACACAAGTGTAAATTGCCATTTTCCCTGTAAAGTGATCTGTAATATAATTAGATGATCTCACATACATAAacccaacacacacatagatatatactcatagacatacgcacacacacacacacatacgctcccTCATATATtcgtatttattatataaaacattgtatatatttatgttagttTATATACGCACTCATGTAAcatataaattgaataaatatatctctataactatttatatttttgtattatatatatttctctggatagaaatatatatacattcatttgtattacatcattaaaattttaatttatttcttttatattgtaaTAAAACAACATTTGAAAAACACTCGGCTGTTTTACTTTCAATTCTTACCCTTCTATTTCCTTGAATCATTCTGTAGGGGGTCGATTTATTATCTGCATAACCGATTTCATTTGGGTATATTGCTCGTCTTACTACATTAGATtcctttgatgtatgtatgtatgccgcgCCAT
Proteins encoded in this region:
- the LOC115227499 gene encoding interleukin 17-like protein is translated as MKMIQFLFKFAIFLLNFTSIVLSAAIPNQCEIPTNLKVQYESLSNAAIGNNFFLPAEMSPAGSKQSLTDGDKTCPTSTASTNNIRERSTCPWYLTITHDTTIFPPSRTEVMCRCTKCLDTDSGNHECVMVYTPMTVLKRTGECVDGLYVYKPSVIKVATACACARKVDVIEKETEHDYES